Proteins co-encoded in one Polaromonas vacuolata genomic window:
- a CDS encoding protein-disulfide reductase DsbD family protein, translated as MHKLFTRISATVFLITSAVLFNSASAQSNINSLFSKSSSAVSAVVTTEQVRAELLAWAPDGVGPGKQVWLGLQLAHQPEWHTYWKNAGDSGLPTVLDWQLPAGISAGEIAWPTPKKIPIGTLANYGYENNVLLPVPLTVASNFSGNTLDVKLKASWLICRLECIPQEGEFSLSIPVQSSSGISTAVFQNTFKATPKPLPTGSSTAEVTADSITVSLSGLPAGLQGKKLVFFPETTNVIEPAGAWQQAWQGAVWTAQLPISSMRSQSPSNLPVVVALEGKDVEAYQIQLPVNGQWAALAAPAVVSPALEAALKANAAAQPLPASAPPIGLIAALLGALLGGMILNLMPCVFPVLAIKVVGFVNVKSRAERIQDGAAYSVGVVLSFLALGGLLLALRAAGDQLGWGFQLQSPAVVAGMALMFTLIGLNLAGLFEIGNFLPSRVATLQSSNKTANSFLSGVLATAIASPCTAPFMGASLGFALGLPAAQALLIFATIGLGMALPYLAVSAIPGLARAMPRPGAWMQTFRQLMAFPMFATVIWLVWVLGQQSGIDGAGALLALLLLLSLLLWSLNLTGRARKVIASVSLALLAIALWGIGPNVVKHLDTPIAAAAPGARWQNWTPDRVEQLTANGQSVFVDFTAAWCVTCQYNKKTTLANADVLADMDAKKVVLLRADWTRRDPAVTAALAQLGRNGVPVYVIYKAGRAPVLLSEILSVSDVRAELAKL; from the coding sequence CGTATTTCAGCCACCGTTTTCTTAATCACTAGTGCCGTTTTATTTAACTCTGCATCGGCGCAAAGCAATATCAACAGTCTGTTTTCAAAAAGCAGCAGCGCAGTCAGCGCCGTGGTTACGACCGAGCAAGTACGCGCCGAGCTGCTGGCGTGGGCACCAGACGGCGTAGGACCGGGCAAGCAAGTTTGGTTAGGCTTACAACTGGCGCATCAGCCCGAGTGGCATACCTATTGGAAAAATGCCGGCGACTCGGGTCTGCCCACGGTGCTGGATTGGCAACTGCCAGCGGGCATTAGCGCCGGTGAAATCGCTTGGCCCACACCGAAGAAAATTCCGATTGGCACGTTGGCCAACTATGGTTATGAAAACAATGTCTTGCTGCCCGTGCCGCTCACGGTCGCGTCCAACTTCAGCGGCAACACGCTAGACGTCAAACTTAAAGCCAGTTGGCTGATTTGCCGCTTGGAGTGCATCCCGCAAGAAGGTGAATTTAGCCTGAGCATTCCCGTACAAAGCTCTAGCGGCATCAGCACCGCAGTGTTTCAAAACACCTTTAAGGCCACGCCTAAGCCACTACCCACCGGCAGCTCAACGGCAGAAGTCACCGCAGACTCCATCACAGTATCTCTTAGCGGTTTACCGGCTGGACTGCAAGGCAAAAAACTGGTCTTTTTCCCAGAAACCACTAACGTGATTGAGCCCGCAGGCGCTTGGCAACAAGCCTGGCAAGGCGCTGTTTGGACTGCGCAACTGCCGATTTCAAGCATGCGTAGCCAGAGTCCCTCCAACCTGCCAGTGGTGGTTGCGCTCGAGGGCAAAGACGTAGAAGCCTATCAAATACAGCTGCCTGTCAACGGCCAATGGGCCGCGCTGGCGGCGCCAGCCGTCGTCTCGCCAGCGCTGGAAGCGGCGCTCAAAGCCAATGCCGCCGCCCAGCCCTTACCGGCCAGCGCACCGCCGATTGGTTTGATCGCCGCGCTACTAGGTGCATTGCTAGGCGGCATGATTTTGAACCTCATGCCCTGCGTGTTTCCAGTCTTGGCCATCAAGGTAGTCGGTTTTGTCAACGTCAAGAGCCGGGCTGAACGCATACAGGACGGTGCGGCCTATAGCGTCGGCGTGGTGCTGTCTTTTCTGGCCTTGGGCGGGTTGCTGCTGGCACTGCGCGCAGCGGGCGATCAGCTCGGCTGGGGCTTTCAACTGCAAAGCCCAGCGGTGGTCGCTGGCATGGCCTTGATGTTCACGCTGATTGGTTTGAATTTGGCGGGCTTGTTTGAGATCGGTAACTTTTTACCCAGCCGTGTGGCAACTTTGCAGTCCAGCAATAAGACTGCCAATTCCTTTTTATCTGGTGTGTTGGCGACCGCTATCGCCTCGCCTTGCACCGCGCCCTTTATGGGCGCGTCGCTAGGTTTTGCACTGGGTCTTCCCGCCGCTCAGGCTTTGTTGATATTTGCCACCATAGGCTTGGGCATGGCTTTGCCGTATTTGGCGGTCAGCGCGATACCCGGCTTGGCGCGGGCCATGCCGCGGCCTGGTGCGTGGATGCAGACTTTCCGCCAGTTGATGGCCTTCCCGATGTTTGCGACTGTCATTTGGCTGGTCTGGGTGCTGGGTCAGCAAAGCGGCATAGATGGCGCGGGCGCGCTGCTGGCCTTGCTGTTGTTGCTCTCATTGCTGCTGTGGTCGTTGAATCTGACGGGCCGTGCTCGCAAAGTCATCGCTAGCGTGTCTCTGGCGCTGCTGGCTATCGCTCTCTGGGGTATTGGCCCTAACGTCGTCAAGCACTTGGACACACCCATTGCCGCCGCCGCACCGGGCGCGCGCTGGCAGAACTGGACACCGGACCGGGTAGAACAACTCACGGCCAACGGTCAAAGCGTGTTCGTAGACTTCACCGCCGCATGGTGCGTGACATGTCAATACAACAAGAAGACCACGCTGGCCAATGCCGATGTGCTGGCCGACATGGATGCGAAAAAAGTCGTGCTACTACGCGCCGACTGGACACGGCGCGACCCTGCTGTTACCGCGGCACTGGCCCAGTTAGGCCGCAACGGCGTACCGGTTTATGTGATCTACAAAGCCGGCCGTGCGCCGGTGTTGCTGTCAGAAATACTCTCGGTAAGCGATGTACGGGCAGAATTGGCAAAGCTGTAA